Below is a genomic region from Isachenkonia alkalipeptolytica.
TATATGATACTGCCAGTATTGCACAGACTGTAAAACAATGGTAGCATAAGTTAAAATCAAAAGGGAACTTAAAAGTAACGTCAGCATCAGCTCTAGAAGTGTAAAACCTTTACTGTCCAGTCTGTTTCTTATTTTCATATCCCCATCCCCCCTGGAGCTTAATTATTTATTTAGAAATATATTTTTTATGGATCATAAAGAACCACAGCGCTAAGCCTATCCTCCGTGGGGCTTTCAATTACAACAGTCACAGAAATAAGATCGGAATTTCGGAAAGGTTCGAGGAATACTTCTACTAAATAGTCATCATAGTGATAGGTATGGGCTGCGAGTTCTTCTTTTTGGGATAAAATCATTTCTATGTTACTTTGTAAAACCTTTCCCATTTCCACAGTACGCTGATTTTCATTAAACAGAGTATCGATGTTGTGGATACCATTTATTAGAAAAACCATGGCTATACTCATAATTCCCAAAGCTATTAGGACTTCCAATAGTGTAAACCCTTTACTGTTTTTCATCTCCATCACCTACTTATATAGATTCTTCCGGATCCTATGGCTGTTTGAATAACGTATTGTTCGTTCTTACGATTCTTAATTAAAATCCGATGGTAGCTGCTTCCTCCGTTTCGATTAAAAGAAATGACATTATTCGTGGTTACTTCCACTTCGATCACTTTAGGAATTTGCAGTGTGAAAACTGGTGTTGTATTATGCAAATACTGTCTTATAGTAAGGGTCTGGTCTTTAATGTCCACCCGGTAAGTTTTGGATTCATCGATGCTTAAATGCCGGGCCAGTTTTATTGCATTTTCAATTTCTGCGGTGGTTTGATAAAGCAATAAGTCATCGTTGATTTCTCTTTTATTTGGTACAACCATGGCAAATAGAAGCATCATAATCCCTAAGATCAAGAGTATTTCAATTAAGGTAAAACCCTTATTTTCTCTCTTATAGCCAGGTTTTAGTGTAACGCTCTTCATGATTACAGCAGAACTTATTGAAATGGGAGTTCTCCTGTTTCGGTTTTTACGAGGGTTATTTATTTCCTTTTGAAGATTCAATAAGAAACCTCCCGCCCAGAGCAATGAAGCAATCTTGATATTCATGTAAAATCTGTTCATCCAACCCTTTAAAGTCCAATGACTCCATAAGAAATTCAGGGGCTTTTTGTGTTGCAGCATCATAGTATTTTTTTGTAATTTCGAGTAATAAATTTTCGGTTTTCTGAGTAGTATTGCATAAAAATATGAAAACTTTCGGGACTGCTATATAATATTTTAAGGAATAAAAATAATTATTGATATTTTTTTCCAGGTCTTCATTGATACCTAAGGATCTTTTAAAGATCG
It encodes:
- a CDS encoding type II secretion system protein; this encodes MKNSKGFTLLEVLIALGIMSIAMVFLINGIHNIDTLFNENQRTVEMGKVLQSNIEMILSQKEELAAHTYHYDDYLVEVFLEPFRNSDLISVTVVIESPTEDRLSAVVLYDP
- a CDS encoding prepilin-type N-terminal cleavage/methylation domain-containing protein, which produces MNLQKEINNPRKNRNRRTPISISSAVIMKSVTLKPGYKRENKGFTLIEILLILGIMMLLFAMVVPNKREINDDLLLYQTTAEIENAIKLARHLSIDESKTYRVDIKDQTLTIRQYLHNTTPVFTLQIPKVIEVEVTTNNVISFNRNGGSSYHRILIKNRKNEQYVIQTAIGSGRIYISR